The region GTCCAGGACCAGCCGCCGCCGGGGCGACATCTCGGAGGCCTGCAGCCGGGCGATGCGGTCGCCGGTGGCCTTGGCGGTCGCCATGGCGATCCTCACCACGATGACCACCAGGCCGAGCTCGTCGGCCGTCGCGCTCGCCGGGTCCGCCCCCAGCGTCTTCACGCAGAAGTCGTAGTAGTGgtgcgccgcctcctcgccagcgcCGGAGGCGACGACCGTGCACGTGTCCTCCAGCGTGCTCGCCCTCGCCGTGCGCTCGTGCTGCGCGAGGAGCAGCAGGACGAGGACGGAGGAGAGCGCTTGGAGAGTAGCCATGGTCGTCGTCTGATTTGTTTCTCTGTCAGACTCGAGCTATATATAAGAGGACGTAGTAGGAGTAATTAGAGGAATGGTGGCGCTATAACTTTGCGTTTATGGTTGAAACGTCTCCCTTCGTTGCTCATGCATCAAAGTGAAACCCTTTTAGTAGTTACATCACATTGAACAAAATTGAACGTATAATAAAACAGTTTCGCTAAGTATCCGTCGACTGAGACTTTGAATCCCATTTGAATGGTGGCGCTATAACGGACAGCGTTTCACCGCCCATACAGCGTTGGATCCCATCTGATCTAACGGCACACGTTCACATATGTTTTTACTAGCCCCAACCAGCCACGTGCCCCCTACCTTATCTTCAAAAGGCTTTGTTGTCTTCTCCCAGCCATTTTCCTCTCTTTCTCCCAACTCTCATCCTTGCAGGACGCTGGTTCCATCTGTAGCCGCCCCAAGTCCTCAAGTTGCGTCCGCCGTCCCTGGAGAGCACTGGTGTCTGTGTCCACCGTCGCCCTGCGCTCCCGAGGAAGCACCGGCGTGGACAACCATGCATGGTTGTCGCCTCCTCGAGCTCACTCACAACCACCGGTGTCGCCACAACAACAGTCCCTGCAAATGTGCTATTGTTGCGCCACGCGACAACGTTTATGCAATaagacctactccctccgtttcagaatagagttgagtcatctattttggaatggaggggttaTGTTGCAAATACAACCTTTGTTGCAAATGTCTCTGCAACAAGGCCTATGTTGCAAAAGGGTTCTCACAACACGACTTCCATTGCAAAAATGAGGAAGACACTCGGCCGCGAGATAATGTCAGATCTAACCGCTCGAAACCTGGCGCACAGCACTCCCCTGGACTAATTACCCGATTAGCTCCCCCCGCGCACGCCACGGTTTGGGCGAGAGGGTGCGAGGATGAAAATGATGGTGCATTTTTTTCAAAGGAATGAAAATGTTTTTTTTAGGGATGAACGAAAAATGGTAGTGCTGGCCAATGGACCATAGTGGCCTCAAAGTATTGGGCTACTGGGCTATGTGCAAACGGAGCCCACCCATGACGAAAACCTCCAAGGCCTTGGCGGGAGGAGGGGGAAAACCGCGGGAAAGCCCGGCTCCTCTTCCCTCCAATTGTTTGTCGGCGTCTCGTTTATTCCGCCGCGGAGGCAAGGGCGCCGCCACCCACGTCCCACGTCCCATCTCCCCCGATTCCGGCCGGCCTAGAGCTCCCCAGTCCGAAGGGATCCCAACTCCGCTCGGCCATCTCGTCCGATCGATCCCTCCCTAGCGCGGGCGTGGCAACTGTAGGCACAGATCAAGAGTGTGGCAGTCCCAATCCCGACTGCGGCGGCACCGACGAAGACGAGAGGATGGTGAATGGTAAGCTCCTTTTGAGGCATTTCGAGGCGACGGATCCGTAATCTCTTGTTTCCTCTCTGGATTTTTTATACTTTTCCCCTTTCCATTGATTACACACGGGAATTGATCTGACAGTCTCACGCTTTCAGCGACTGCATACAGGGAAAGGAGAAATGGACGATTCATTTCATTAGCATTAATCTTACAGTCATGTGTGTCCCTCAAATGTTACTGTTAGGCTTCTTTGCTTGGTTGTTCAATAGTGTTCTGCATATACAGCACTGCTGACATGTTGATTGGTCCTGTCACTATTATTCCTGTTACTGCATGAAAAAGTTGATTGGTTAATCTCAGTGTCCAGCCACTGTATAGTTCCTTGCTCAATTCGCCTCATGTCCAGCCACTGTGCCTTTTCAGTTTACCTCTCAGATGAAAATCTGCTAAGTTAACCCTCTTATTGTACTGTATATGGAAAACAAAAGGCATGTTCAGTTAACCTCTCCTAGCAGGGTTATTTTTATTGAAATACTTACCTCAACTTGTTTGATATTGAGAtattaatattttttataaaaagaaatactaatatTTTTGTTATGCCTAGGTGTGGAACATGCAGCTGGCAATGCCAACAATGAACAAGATGAGAGCACTGACAGTGCCCCTAGTCCTCTGCTCTTGGGCGCAAAGCCAAAGAAAAGACTCACTTCCAAGTGCAGCCCTGAGATTCAGACTCAGAAGAGGCAAAAGAATCAGGAGGCTATTCAGAATGGGTCTCATGAGGAACCTGCAGCACCCGAGCAGACGAATCTAGCTTCCCCAGTTCTTTCAACTGATCAGAATAAGAAGAATCAAGTGACCCATCAGAACATTTCTCGTGAAGAACTCGTCAGGACATTTGCCATGCACGGACATGCAACAAGGATGGTGGAACAAGCTGACTTTTGGAAGCTTCTTACCGACCTGAATCCTGCCGTCAAGATTCCATCCCGCTTCGACCTGAAGAATGAGACCTTTAACTTGTTCGATCAAGAAAAGGCCAAGCTGAGGGAGAAGTTAACAGCTTTACCATGCCGTGTTTGCCTGAGTGCATATGTGTGGCACTACAGTCCACTGCAGGCATTCTTGTGCTTGACTGTTCACTATATCGACGACGAATGGGAGAAGCAGAAAAAGATCATCAGATTTAGCCCTGTGGGCCCCTCTTGCAGAGCAGAAGAACTAAGTCATACCATATTGCGAGCTATTGGAGAATGGGGTCTTGATGGCAAGGTTTTCAGCATTATACTGGATGACGCATTCATTGATGATTCATTGGCTTCAAATGTCAAAACCAGTCTTCAGAAAAGGAACAAAGTTGCTGCAAACCGGAGCTTGTTTGTGGCACGTTATGCAACTCATTTACTTGATGAGGTTATTCAGGTGGGGCTGGACGAACTTGACACTATCATGGAGGATACCAGCAAGTGTTCCAGGATGTATCCGACCCCTTCACTAGCACATCATCACAAGCACAGATACGCATCAGCGGATGACTGGAAAAAAGCACAGAAAATTTGTAAATACTTGCAAGACTTCAATAGATACAAGGACTTGGTCCAGAAATCGCCTAGCCCGGATAAAGTGTTTGATAAGGTGTGGAATGTGAAGGAAAAGGTGCTTCGCAACACTGACATTGATAGGTTCAAGACACTCGCCGAAGTCTTTTTACGTGACAAGGAGGAGGAGGGAATTTCCGTTATGCGGCGGAATATGGAAAAGAAGTTCAAGAAATGCTGGAAAGTCTGTTTCTTGCATTTTTGCATGCCTATGGTCATGGATCCTAAATACCGTCTGGAACACATCAAGTCACGCATACAAGCCTTCACGGTGCAAAGTGCCTATACCGTGGACGGCGACATAGAAGATTTTATTTGCCAAGTGCATGACGCACTGCTTAACCTCTATGGTGAATATTCAAACCAGGCCGAAGAACCTGACCGCACTTCTTGGTCTAAAATTTGGACGGGAGAGTTCAGCGGTAGAGATATTCTGCATGAGTTGTATCTATGTACCGAATATCCGTATCGTCAGCGACCACTGACTGAACTTGACGATTACTTGCAAGAGGTGCAACTGCTTCCAGCAGGTGAGTCCAGTGTGCTCCAATGGTGGAAGGAACATAGCCTGACCTATCCTTCAATTGGTCGGATGGCACGCGATATATTGGCACTACCACGCCGTACTGACTGCAAGGCAGCAACAAGAACTGCGAGGCTAGTAATGTCTGAGTCGGGTAATAAAAACCGGGTTGAGTGTCTTGTCTGTATTCAGAACTGGCTTGCACCTGCTGGTATAGCCTTGCTCTTGCTTCTCTTGGTTTTATCTCATTATCCGATCAGTCTTTAATAGCTGAAATCCTCATGTCTTTATAGGTACTACAAGTGTGGAGTCAAATCTTCAAAATTGAAAACCTTACTATTCCTGATTCCAACATTCCAGTGAGCCGATTTCTTAATGTGCCCCTGTAATTGATGCGACCAAACAATGGCTCTACGATGCAGGATTCAAAGATGGAAAACTGCGAGGCACTTTGGATGGTGTTAACACAATTTCTGGATACTAGGTTAAGTTACCGGTGGAGCTGTAATGAATCTTATGAGTGTGGTGAGTATAGGACCTCTAGTTTCAGATACTTGCCTTACGCGCACCCTCTATGCTAAAGTACTTATATTCGATAATTAATCCTATATTCGGATGTCTTAATGTATGCAGTAATGTTCACTTGCTAGTTACTACATGCATGCTGTGTTAGAGTGAGAAGGTGGTAGTCCTATACTCTGCCCAAGTTCTTTTTGGTACTTGTTTCTCTGACTGACTCCTGCAACCCTGCTGCACCAGTTTGATGTATCGGTAAAGGAAGCTCAGATTATCTCTTGCCGATGGTAGCCACTTTGCATCTTTCGATGTTTAGGCAGCTTTCTTGTCGGTTGTTGAAAAAAATATTTAGGTGAAACAGTTTGG is a window of Triticum dicoccoides isolate Atlit2015 ecotype Zavitan chromosome 2B, WEW_v2.0, whole genome shotgun sequence DNA encoding:
- the LOC119366946 gene encoding putative invertase inhibitor, translated to MATLQALSSVLVLLLLAQHERTARASTLEDTCTVVASGAGEEAAHHYYDFCVKTLGADPASATADELGLVVIVVRIAMATAKATGDRIARLQASEMSPRRRLVLDECANDYALTVRWLGRASMDLAAGGDEDRLTEAATLLEHVRGMPARCDKAFVLWAGERTPLTDADHELNGVTVLALKILRHCLNDGAK